In a genomic window of Myxococcales bacterium:
- a CDS encoding acyl-CoA thioesterase gives MAFECSLPIRFADVDHAGIVYYPRFFHYFHLAFEELFRARLGARAYVELLDRDRVGFPAVHAEADYHAPLRFGDTATIALSVVKLGESSITFRYRVRRDEVACATGTVVCAVVDLDRFRACPIPPKIRALVADLVES, from the coding sequence GTGGCGTTCGAGTGCTCATTGCCGATCCGCTTCGCCGACGTCGACCACGCCGGCATCGTCTACTACCCGCGGTTCTTCCACTACTTCCACCTGGCGTTCGAGGAGCTGTTCCGCGCGCGCCTGGGCGCGCGCGCCTATGTCGAGCTGCTCGATCGCGACCGGGTCGGGTTCCCGGCGGTCCACGCCGAGGCCGACTACCACGCCCCGCTCCGGTTCGGCGACACGGCGACGATCGCCCTGTCGGTGGTCAAGCTGGGCGAGTCGTCGATCACCTTCCGCTACCGGGTCCGGCGGGACGAGGTGGCCTGCGCCACCGGCACGGTCGTGTGCGCCGTGGTCGACCTCGACCGGTTCCGGGCCTGCCCCATTCCACCGAAGATCCGCGCGCTGGTCGCCGATCTCGTCGAGTCCTGA
- a CDS encoding serine/threonine protein kinase — protein MPRAPSAPDDSAATLTLSGAAPAPIPTADTLRDPRSTSATIELAAAAPIPTTDDRYALRELIGKGGMGEVWLADDRQVGREVAVKVARAGVDSDGLARFLREARIQGQLDHPAVVPVHELGSHDGTTFFSMKRVRGETLAALCSKLADGDAEVRRRATPRRLLTAFVSACHAVELAHARGVLHRDLKPANFMLGDHGEVYVLDWGLAKPAGAADAPSSLPSLPPGLDGALTEAGQYLGTPGYMAPEQARGEPLDERADVFALGATLFELLTFRPLIPRGPASAVIAATLAGVDARASLRAADPIAPELEEVCIRATALRPVDRFRTVGAMREAIERYLDGDRDLERRRALAEDATGAARAVHGAALAGDARARAAALSELGQALVLDPGHAGAQAMLMELLVAPPATTPPEVERALVAAEDATYATLAGAGAWIYVLWLPLALFLAWTGIKNVDPLLGWVGFTVATAMAMLTARARGRLDAPTFFLGLVLSSTAIAIASRVFGTMILTPTLFTMNAVGFAAAARRAWLVPTILISVVALIAPAVLEAAGWLATTTTTADGAIHVTSAVVTFHEPQATVIALGAAALFLIMVTVAAGRIRARMMAQTRRAELASWQLRQLVPRIER, from the coding sequence ATGCCTCGCGCCCCGTCCGCGCCCGACGACTCCGCCGCCACGCTGACCCTGTCCGGCGCGGCCCCGGCGCCGATCCCTACCGCCGACACGCTGCGCGACCCGCGGTCGACCTCGGCGACGATCGAGCTGGCCGCGGCGGCGCCGATCCCGACCACCGACGATCGCTACGCGCTGCGCGAGCTGATCGGCAAGGGCGGCATGGGCGAGGTCTGGCTCGCCGACGATCGCCAGGTCGGCCGCGAGGTCGCGGTCAAGGTCGCGCGCGCCGGCGTCGACAGCGACGGGCTCGCCCGGTTCCTGCGCGAGGCCCGGATCCAGGGGCAGCTCGATCACCCGGCGGTGGTGCCGGTCCACGAGCTGGGGTCCCACGACGGCACCACGTTCTTCTCGATGAAGCGCGTGCGCGGCGAGACCCTGGCGGCCTTGTGCAGCAAGCTCGCCGACGGTGACGCCGAGGTCCGGCGGCGGGCGACGCCGCGCCGGCTCCTGACCGCGTTCGTCAGCGCCTGCCACGCGGTCGAGCTGGCCCACGCCCGCGGGGTCCTCCACCGCGATCTCAAGCCGGCGAACTTCATGCTCGGCGATCACGGCGAGGTCTACGTGCTCGACTGGGGCCTGGCCAAGCCCGCCGGCGCCGCCGACGCGCCGTCGTCGCTGCCCAGCCTGCCGCCGGGGCTCGACGGCGCGCTGACCGAGGCCGGCCAGTACCTGGGCACCCCGGGCTACATGGCGCCGGAGCAGGCCCGGGGCGAGCCGCTCGACGAGCGCGCCGACGTGTTCGCGCTGGGGGCGACGCTGTTCGAGCTGCTGACCTTCCGACCGCTGATCCCGCGCGGGCCGGCCTCGGCGGTGATCGCCGCGACCCTGGCCGGGGTCGACGCCCGGGCGTCGCTGCGCGCCGCCGATCCGATCGCGCCGGAGCTCGAGGAGGTGTGCATCCGTGCCACCGCGCTGCGCCCGGTCGACCGGTTCCGCACCGTCGGCGCGATGCGCGAGGCGATCGAGCGGTACCTCGACGGCGATCGCGACCTCGAGCGCCGGCGGGCCCTGGCCGAGGACGCCACCGGCGCCGCCCGCGCGGTCCACGGCGCGGCCCTGGCCGGCGACGCCCGCGCCCGGGCCGCGGCCCTGAGCGAGCTCGGCCAGGCGCTGGTCCTCGATCCCGGCCACGCCGGGGCCCAGGCCATGCTCATGGAGCTGCTGGTGGCGCCGCCGGCGACGACGCCGCCCGAGGTCGAGCGCGCGCTGGTCGCCGCCGAGGACGCGACCTACGCGACCCTGGCCGGCGCCGGCGCGTGGATCTACGTGCTGTGGCTGCCCCTGGCGCTGTTCCTGGCGTGGACCGGCATCAAGAACGTCGATCCGCTGCTGGGCTGGGTCGGCTTCACCGTCGCCACCGCCATGGCCATGCTGACCGCGCGCGCGCGCGGGCGGCTCGACGCACCGACGTTCTTCCTGGGCCTGGTGCTGTCGTCGACGGCGATCGCGATCGCCAGCCGGGTGTTCGGCACGATGATCCTGACGCCGACGCTGTTCACGATGAACGCGGTCGGGTTCGCGGCCGCGGCCCGGCGCGCGTGGCTGGTGCCGACGATCCTCATCTCGGTCGTCGCGCTGATCGCGCCGGCGGTGCTCGAGGCCGCGGGCTGGCTCGCGACCACGACCACGACCGCCGACGGCGCGATCCACGTGACCTCGGCGGTGGTGACCTTCCACGAGCCCCAGGCCACGGTGATCGCGCTCGGCGCCGCGGCGCTGTTCTTGATCATGGTGACGGTCGCGGCCGGGCGCATCCGCGCGCGCATGATGGCCCAGACCCGCCGGGCCGAGCTGGCCTCGTGGCAGCTGCGCCAGCTGGTGCCGCGCATCGAGCGCTGA
- a CDS encoding SDR family oxidoreductase — MTATTLDRGAPLRGRRCVITGASRGIGAGIARRFAAAGAHVGLVARTTADLERLAAELRRAGGEVAIATADVGVAAEVERAAVALRAALGPIDTVVNNAGIVLRKATAEITDAEWRAMMAVNLDGPFYVARAFARDLRAARGRLINIASIAGRQGTALLASYCAGKHGLVGLTRALAEEWRGEVAVNAICPGSVDTDMLRHGMPGAAPAMTVDDVAATALFLAADAPAAMTGSCLDVFG, encoded by the coding sequence GTGACCGCCACGACCCTCGATCGGGGCGCGCCGCTGCGCGGCCGCCGCTGCGTGATCACCGGCGCCAGCCGCGGCATCGGCGCCGGCATCGCCCGTCGGTTCGCGGCCGCCGGCGCCCACGTCGGGCTGGTGGCCCGCACCACCGCGGACCTCGAGCGCCTGGCCGCGGAGCTGCGCCGCGCCGGCGGCGAGGTCGCGATCGCCACCGCCGACGTCGGCGTCGCCGCCGAGGTCGAGCGCGCCGCGGTCGCGCTGCGCGCCGCGCTCGGGCCGATCGACACCGTCGTCAACAACGCCGGCATCGTCCTGCGCAAGGCCACCGCCGAGATCACCGACGCCGAGTGGCGCGCGATGATGGCGGTCAACCTCGACGGGCCGTTCTACGTCGCGCGCGCCTTCGCCCGCGACCTGCGCGCCGCGCGCGGCCGGCTGATCAACATCGCGTCGATCGCCGGGCGCCAGGGCACCGCGCTCCTGGCGTCGTACTGCGCCGGCAAGCACGGGCTGGTCGGCCTGACCCGGGCCCTGGCCGAGGAGTGGCGCGGCGAGGTCGCGGTCAACGCGATCTGCCCGGGCTCGGTCGACACCGACATGCTACGCCATGGGATGCCTGGCGCCGCTCCGGCCATGACCGTCGACGACGTCGCCGCGACCGCGCTGTTCCTGGCCGCCGACGCGCCGGCGGCGATGACCGGCTCGTGCCTGGACGTGTTCGGATGA
- the hscA gene encoding Fe-S protein assembly chaperone HscA: MLLQISEPGASTPKAACKERVVGIDLGTTNSLVAVVADGSPVVIAGPDGAIVPSVVSYGDGDALVGHAAVARGDAHPSDTVASVKRLMGRALADVGAVAAMSPNRLVDDDGRTIKLLFGDGRERSPVQISATILGELRRRAEADLGGPLGGAVITVPAYFDDAQRQATRDAGRLAGLEVLRLLAEPTAAALAYGLDRGTRGTYAIYDLGGGTFDISILTLVDGVFEVRATGGDSALGGDDLDRAIAAALLGDQPVAADDRSAMRAVVAAARAAKERLTDADTTLVQLDLGPRRIERTLTRAELATIAAPLLERTGKACRRALKDAGFTAAELDGVVLVGGSTRSPVVRDYVAAQFGREPLCELDPEQVVALGAAVQADVLAGGQHDVVLLDVVPLSLGLETMGGVVEKLIVRNSTIPCGATQTFTTYADQQTGFDLHVVQGERETVEACRSLARFQLRGVPPMVAGAARVEITFQVDADGILHVAAHELTSGISASIDVTPSYGLTDEEVERMLLESFEHAEDDLAARNLRVERVEAERILAATRAAMVTDAHLLTDDVRAATDAAIVVLEAAHAGTDYLAIRAAVEALDRASKPFAEIRMNLAITAAMAGKSLATVEEELGR; the protein is encoded by the coding sequence ATGCTCCTGCAGATCTCCGAACCGGGCGCCTCGACGCCCAAGGCCGCGTGCAAGGAGCGCGTGGTCGGCATCGATCTCGGCACCACCAACTCGCTGGTCGCCGTCGTCGCCGACGGCTCGCCGGTGGTGATCGCCGGCCCCGACGGCGCGATCGTCCCGTCGGTGGTCAGCTACGGCGACGGCGACGCGCTGGTCGGCCACGCCGCGGTCGCCCGCGGCGACGCCCACCCCAGCGACACCGTGGCCAGCGTCAAGCGCCTGATGGGCCGGGCCCTGGCCGACGTCGGCGCGGTCGCGGCGATGTCGCCCAACCGCCTCGTCGACGACGACGGCCGCACGATCAAGCTCCTGTTCGGCGACGGCCGCGAGCGGTCGCCGGTGCAGATCTCCGCGACGATCCTGGGCGAGCTGCGGCGCCGGGCCGAGGCCGACCTGGGCGGGCCCCTGGGCGGCGCGGTCATCACCGTGCCGGCGTACTTCGACGACGCCCAGCGCCAGGCCACCCGCGACGCCGGCCGCCTGGCCGGGCTCGAGGTGCTGCGGCTGCTGGCCGAGCCGACCGCGGCCGCGCTGGCCTACGGCCTCGACCGCGGCACCCGCGGCACCTACGCCATCTACGATCTCGGCGGCGGCACCTTCGACATCTCGATCCTGACCCTGGTCGACGGGGTGTTCGAGGTCCGCGCCACCGGCGGCGACTCGGCCCTGGGCGGCGACGATCTCGATCGCGCGATCGCGGCGGCGCTGCTCGGCGACCAGCCGGTCGCGGCCGACGATCGCTCGGCCATGCGCGCGGTGGTCGCGGCCGCGCGCGCCGCCAAGGAGCGCCTGACCGACGCCGACACGACGCTGGTCCAGCTGGACCTCGGCCCGCGCCGGATCGAGCGGACCCTGACCCGGGCCGAGCTGGCGACGATCGCCGCGCCGCTGCTCGAGCGCACCGGCAAGGCCTGCCGGCGCGCGCTCAAGGACGCCGGGTTCACCGCCGCCGAGCTCGACGGCGTGGTCCTGGTCGGCGGCTCGACCCGGTCGCCGGTCGTGCGCGACTACGTCGCGGCGCAGTTCGGGCGCGAGCCGCTGTGCGAGCTCGATCCCGAGCAGGTCGTGGCCCTGGGCGCCGCGGTCCAGGCCGACGTGCTGGCCGGCGGGCAGCACGACGTCGTGCTGCTCGACGTCGTGCCGCTGTCGCTCGGGCTGGAGACGATGGGCGGCGTCGTCGAGAAGCTGATCGTCCGCAACTCGACGATCCCGTGCGGGGCCACCCAGACCTTCACGACCTACGCCGATCAGCAGACCGGGTTCGATCTGCACGTGGTCCAGGGCGAGCGCGAGACCGTCGAGGCCTGCCGCTCGCTCGCGAGGTTCCAGCTGCGCGGCGTGCCGCCGATGGTCGCCGGCGCCGCCCGGGTCGAGATCACGTTCCAGGTCGACGCCGACGGGATCCTCCACGTCGCGGCCCACGAGCTGACCTCGGGCATCTCGGCCTCGATCGACGTCACGCCCTCGTACGGCCTGACCGACGAGGAGGTCGAGCGCATGCTGCTCGAGTCGTTCGAGCACGCCGAGGACGACCTCGCCGCGCGCAACCTGCGCGTCGAGCGGGTCGAGGCCGAGCGCATCCTGGCGGCGACCCGCGCGGCGATGGTGACCGACGCCCACCTGCTGACCGACGACGTGCGCGCCGCCACCGACGCGGCGATCGTCGTGCTCGAGGCCGCTCACGCCGGCACCGACTACCTGGCGATCCGGGCCGCGGTCGAGGCGCTCGATCGCGCGTCCAAGCCGTTCGCCGAGATCCGCATGAACCTCGCGATCACCGCGGCGATGGCCGGCAAGTCGCTGGCGACCGTCGAGGAGGAGCTGGGCCGATGA
- a CDS encoding Mrp/NBP35 family ATP-binding protein translates to MSTLTEAKVKEVLSTVIDPAIDADIVSHRIYASCELDGPDVLVKVELPTHAYPQAQRRELATRIETALRGAGARRVTVVPEVVTAFSAAPSDKALLKGPKNVIAVAAGKGGVGKSTVATNLALALARHGAKVGLLDADVFGPSIPTMLGPPERPPGTAGENKIIPAIHHGIKVISVGFFVDKGEAVVWRGPMVHRLLQQFLGDVEWGDLDYLVCDLPPGTGDVQLSLSQLIPIAGSVMVTTPQEVSIVDVVKGIAMFEKVEIPILGIVENMSHYTCPACGHRDEIFSHGGGKRLAQEVGTAFLGEIPIDARIRFGGDAGVPIVIANPDSAIGQGFMTLASTVALKLAAAVLAKPKRTSRLAVIK, encoded by the coding sequence ATGAGCACGCTCACCGAAGCCAAGGTCAAGGAGGTCCTCTCGACCGTCATCGATCCGGCGATCGACGCCGACATCGTCAGCCACCGGATCTACGCCAGCTGCGAGCTCGACGGGCCCGACGTGCTGGTCAAGGTCGAGCTGCCGACGCACGCCTACCCGCAGGCCCAGCGGCGCGAGCTGGCGACGCGGATCGAGACCGCGCTGCGCGGCGCCGGCGCCCGCCGGGTCACGGTCGTGCCCGAGGTCGTGACCGCGTTCTCGGCCGCGCCCAGCGACAAGGCCCTGCTCAAGGGGCCCAAGAACGTCATCGCGGTCGCCGCCGGCAAGGGCGGCGTCGGCAAGTCGACGGTCGCGACCAACCTGGCGCTGGCCCTGGCCCGGCACGGCGCCAAGGTCGGGCTCCTCGACGCCGACGTGTTCGGCCCGTCGATCCCGACCATGCTGGGGCCGCCCGAGCGCCCGCCCGGCACCGCCGGCGAGAACAAGATCATCCCGGCGATCCACCACGGCATCAAGGTCATCTCGGTCGGCTTCTTCGTCGACAAGGGCGAGGCCGTGGTCTGGCGCGGGCCGATGGTCCACCGGCTCTTGCAGCAGTTCCTCGGCGACGTCGAGTGGGGCGATCTCGACTACCTGGTGTGCGATCTGCCGCCCGGGACCGGCGACGTGCAGCTGTCGCTGTCGCAGCTCATCCCGATCGCCGGCTCGGTGATGGTGACGACGCCGCAGGAGGTGTCGATCGTCGACGTGGTCAAGGGCATCGCGATGTTCGAGAAGGTCGAGATCCCGATCCTCGGCATCGTCGAGAACATGAGCCACTACACCTGCCCGGCGTGCGGCCACCGCGACGAGATCTTCAGCCACGGCGGCGGCAAGCGCCTGGCGCAGGAGGTCGGCACCGCGTTCCTGGGCGAGATCCCGATCGACGCGCGGATCCGCTTCGGCGGCGACGCCGGCGTGCCGATCGTGATCGCCAACCCCGACTCGGCGATCGGCCAGGGCTTCATGACCCTGGCCTCGACCGTGGCCCTCAAGCTCGCGGCCGCGGTGCTGGCCAAGCCCAAGCGCACCTCGCGCCTGGCCGTCATCAAGTAG
- a CDS encoding DUF3501 family protein, whose protein sequence is MTSLSLVRPITRKDIKGPALYAPIRDDYRRRVMEWKRPRRLLVGDRVCLVFENRHTLTLQIEEMCRAEQLTADPQIEAEIEVYNALMPTETSLSATLFVELPADADARAELGRLVGLDEHVALTIGAHVLPAEFEPGRADTDRISAVQYLRFPLTPEARAALAIGGTPVALTIDHPNYQHRLVAPDAFRASLAGDYGL, encoded by the coding sequence GTGACTTCGCTCAGCCTCGTGCGCCCCATCACCCGCAAGGACATCAAGGGCCCGGCGCTGTATGCGCCGATCCGCGACGACTACCGCCGCCGCGTGATGGAGTGGAAGCGCCCGCGCCGGCTGCTGGTCGGCGATCGCGTCTGCCTCGTGTTCGAGAACCGGCACACGCTGACCCTGCAGATCGAGGAGATGTGCCGGGCCGAGCAGCTGACCGCGGATCCGCAGATCGAGGCCGAGATCGAGGTCTACAACGCGCTGATGCCGACCGAGACCTCGCTGTCGGCGACCCTGTTCGTCGAGCTCCCGGCCGACGCCGACGCCCGCGCCGAGCTGGGCCGGCTGGTCGGCCTCGACGAGCACGTCGCGCTGACCATCGGCGCGCACGTCCTGCCGGCCGAGTTCGAGCCGGGCCGCGCCGACACCGATCGGATCTCGGCGGTCCAGTACCTGCGGTTCCCGCTCACGCCCGAGGCCCGGGCGGCGCTGGCGATCGGCGGCACGCCGGTGGCGCTGACGATCGATCACCCGAACTACCAGCACCGCCTGGTCGCGCCCGACGCCTTCCGCGCGTCGCTGGCCGGAGACTACGGTCTGTGA
- a CDS encoding 2Fe-2S iron-sulfur cluster binding domain-containing protein, with protein MTRVTFTNPGGKGTPAITVEATPGRSLLEVAEGCDARVGHACGGNLACSTCHVYVERGAASLGEISDKENDIMDKAWAVQPESRLACQACVADEELVVTISDESLKSWLDEHPELRAASQAS; from the coding sequence ATGACGCGCGTCACGTTCACGAACCCGGGCGGCAAGGGCACCCCCGCGATCACCGTCGAGGCCACGCCCGGCCGCTCGCTGCTCGAGGTCGCCGAGGGCTGCGACGCCCGGGTCGGCCACGCCTGCGGCGGCAACCTGGCGTGCTCGACGTGCCACGTCTACGTCGAGCGCGGCGCCGCGTCGCTGGGCGAGATCAGCGACAAGGAGAACGACATCATGGACAAGGCGTGGGCGGTGCAGCCGGAGTCGCGGCTCGCGTGCCAGGCCTGCGTCGCCGACGAGGAGCTGGTGGTGACCATCAGCGACGAGAGCTTGAAGTCGTGGCTCGACGAGCACCCCGAGCTGCGCGCGGCGTCGCAGGCGTCGTGA
- a CDS encoding DUF393 domain-containing protein, with product MTLPAGTEVEVFFDGDCPLCVREIRMLRRKDRHGRIAFTDIAAPGFDPAALGVDHATLMARIHGRLPDGTWIEGVEVFRRLYTAIGFGWLVAVTRVPGVSHLCRLGYHVFARNRLRWTGRCAPDGTCRVPAAATAPTAPVN from the coding sequence ATGACGCTCCCCGCTGGCACGGAGGTCGAGGTGTTCTTCGATGGCGACTGCCCGCTGTGCGTGCGCGAGATCCGCATGCTGCGGCGCAAGGACCGCCACGGCCGCATCGCGTTCACCGACATCGCGGCGCCGGGCTTCGACCCGGCCGCGCTCGGGGTCGATCACGCCACGCTGATGGCGCGGATCCACGGGCGCCTGCCCGACGGCACCTGGATCGAGGGCGTCGAGGTGTTCCGGCGCCTGTACACCGCGATCGGGTTCGGCTGGCTGGTCGCGGTCACGCGCGTGCCCGGCGTCTCGCACCTGTGCCGGCTCGGCTACCACGTGTTCGCGCGCAACCGCCTGCGCTGGACCGGCCGGTGCGCGCCCGACGGCACCTGCCGCGTGCCGGCCGCGGCGACCGCACCGACCGCGCCGGTGAACTGA
- the hscB gene encoding Fe-S protein assembly co-chaperone HscB — MQSQTSSPDPFAALGLEPRFDLDPRALEDRFRERSREIHPDRFVGAPAAERAQALIRTRALNDAYQVLRRPQRRAEVLLAQAGVAIGDREVLAPAFLMEILELREELADARAADDAPTVTRLEASMRARQRGLLDGLVPLFAQLGGADDAAILAAIKRDLITLRYVDRYLDECDAALDE; from the coding sequence ATGCAGTCCCAGACCTCCTCCCCAGATCCGTTCGCCGCGCTCGGCCTCGAGCCGCGGTTCGATCTGGACCCGCGCGCCCTCGAGGATCGGTTCCGCGAGCGCAGCCGCGAGATCCACCCCGATCGGTTCGTCGGCGCGCCGGCGGCCGAGCGGGCCCAGGCGCTGATCCGCACCCGCGCGCTCAACGACGCCTACCAGGTGCTGCGCCGGCCCCAGCGCCGGGCCGAGGTGCTGCTGGCCCAGGCCGGGGTCGCGATCGGCGACCGCGAGGTCCTGGCGCCGGCGTTCCTGATGGAGATCCTCGAGCTGCGCGAGGAGCTGGCCGACGCCCGCGCGGCCGACGACGCCCCGACGGTGACCCGGCTCGAGGCGTCGATGCGGGCCCGCCAGCGCGGGCTGCTCGACGGCCTGGTGCCGCTGTTCGCACAACTCGGTGGCGCGGACGACGCGGCGATCCTCGCCGCGATCAAGCGCGACCTCATCACGCTCCGCTACGTCGATCGCTACCTCGACGAGTGCGACGCGGCGCTCGACGAGTAG
- a CDS encoding LON peptidase substrate-binding domain-containing protein, whose protein sequence is MSAPELHDLCADDAIAPGELARLPIFPLPNAVLLPGGLMPLHVFEPRYRDLVRDALAGSGLLAIARLRPGYQRDYDGRPPVLEHAGVGRIIASEEAADGRYMIVVRGLARVALARELPPVRAYREVEARLLPDAPAGADVLARAHGQLLALCERLSQALDRGGDQLRALLASCSCPGACADAIAAALVFDHDERQALLERLDPADRLERVADHVGKLLCELMPCSSHSN, encoded by the coding sequence ATGAGCGCGCCCGAGCTCCACGACCTCTGCGCCGACGACGCGATCGCGCCGGGCGAGCTCGCGCGCCTGCCGATCTTCCCGCTGCCCAACGCCGTGCTCTTGCCCGGCGGGCTGATGCCGCTGCACGTGTTCGAGCCGCGCTACCGCGATCTCGTGCGCGACGCGCTCGCCGGCAGCGGGCTCCTGGCGATCGCGCGCCTGCGGCCCGGCTACCAGCGCGACTACGACGGCCGGCCGCCGGTGCTCGAGCACGCCGGGGTCGGCCGCATCATCGCGTCCGAGGAGGCCGCCGACGGCCGCTACATGATCGTCGTGCGCGGCCTGGCGCGGGTCGCGCTCGCGCGCGAGCTGCCCCCGGTCCGCGCCTACCGCGAGGTCGAGGCGCGCCTCCTGCCCGACGCGCCGGCCGGCGCCGACGTGCTCGCCCGCGCCCACGGCCAGCTGCTGGCCCTGTGCGAGCGCCTGAGCCAGGCCCTCGATCGCGGCGGCGATCAGCTGCGCGCGCTCTTGGCGTCGTGCTCGTGCCCGGGCGCGTGCGCCGACGCGATCGCCGCGGCGCTGGTGTTCGATCACGACGAGCGTCAGGCGCTGCTCGAGCGGCTCGACCCCGCCGACCGCCTCGAGCGCGTCGCCGATCACGTCGGCAAGCTGCTGTGCGAGCTGATGCCCTGCTCGTCGCACTCGAACTGA
- the def gene encoding peptide deformylase: MALRDVVVWPDPRLRQPSVPVTDFGPALRSLYQDLVDTMYAERGLGIAALQLGDPTRMFIVEPELAGRAKDDPPVAFINPEVTYESPEQQKSDEGCLSFPHIYVQVERPMRTTVRAQDLDGNWFEASGEGLLARCLLHENDHLTGKLLVDFVGPLKRQMIKRKLAKRDDHDADV, encoded by the coding sequence ATGGCGCTCCGAGACGTCGTCGTCTGGCCAGATCCCCGGCTTCGACAGCCGTCGGTGCCCGTCACCGACTTCGGACCGGCCTTGCGGTCGCTGTACCAGGATCTGGTCGACACCATGTACGCCGAGCGCGGCCTGGGCATCGCCGCGCTCCAGCTCGGCGACCCGACCCGGATGTTCATCGTCGAGCCCGAGCTGGCCGGCCGGGCCAAGGACGACCCGCCGGTGGCGTTCATCAACCCCGAGGTCACCTACGAGAGCCCGGAGCAGCAGAAGTCCGACGAGGGCTGCCTGTCGTTCCCGCACATCTACGTCCAGGTCGAGCGGCCGATGCGCACCACGGTCCGGGCCCAGGACCTCGACGGCAACTGGTTCGAGGCGTCGGGCGAGGGCCTCCTGGCCCGGTGCCTCCTGCACGAGAACGATCACCTGACCGGCAAGCTCTTGGTCGACTTCGTCGGCCCGCTCAAGCGCCAGATGATCAAGCGCAAGCTGGCCAAGCGCGACGACCACGACGCCGACGTCTGA
- a CDS encoding iron-sulfur cluster assembly accessory protein — MSTATSPSPAPAPPPVTGIEITAAAAGEIERQRTKRGTPDATIRVGIRGGGCTGFTYVFEWAEEPRPTDKLFEAHGVKVVTDPKSLVYLRGMTLDFVRGMMGHGFKFQNPNAKGACGCGESVQF, encoded by the coding sequence ATGTCCACGGCTACCTCTCCCAGCCCTGCGCCCGCGCCACCCCCGGTGACCGGCATCGAGATCACCGCGGCCGCCGCGGGCGAGATCGAGCGCCAGCGCACCAAGCGCGGCACCCCCGACGCCACCATCCGGGTCGGCATCCGCGGCGGCGGCTGCACCGGCTTCACGTACGTCTTCGAGTGGGCCGAGGAGCCGCGCCCGACCGACAAGCTGTTCGAGGCCCACGGCGTCAAGGTCGTGACCGACCCCAAGAGCCTGGTCTACCTGCGCGGCATGACCCTCGACTTCGTGCGCGGCATGATGGGCCACGGGTTCAAGTTCCAGAACCCCAACGCCAAGGGCGCGTGCGGGTGCGGCGAGTCCGTCCAGTTCTGA
- the folB gene encoding dihydroneopterin aldolase translates to MSTDAVFVRGLEFEGNHGHTAAERRGTRRFRVDLTIERDLAAPSQSDRLSETVDYAKVCDIVVRLGTQSTFKLIEALAGAMADAIVAAYPGAAVTITLEKLAPPCPGVPAACGVRLHRAS, encoded by the coding sequence ATGTCGACCGACGCCGTCTTCGTCCGCGGGCTCGAGTTCGAGGGCAACCACGGCCACACCGCGGCCGAGCGCCGGGGCACCCGCCGGTTCCGGGTCGACCTGACGATCGAGCGCGACCTCGCGGCGCCGAGCCAATCGGACCGCCTGAGCGAGACCGTCGACTACGCCAAGGTCTGCGACATCGTCGTGCGCCTCGGCACCCAGTCGACGTTCAAGCTGATCGAGGCCCTGGCCGGGGCCATGGCCGACGCGATCGTCGCCGCGTACCCCGGCGCGGCGGTCACGATCACCCTCGAGAAGCTGGCCCCGCCCTGCCCCGGGGTCCCGGCGGCGTGCGGCGTGCGCCTGCACCGCGCCAGCTGA
- the ribA gene encoding GTP cyclohydrolase II → MDVVRFASSRLPTPHGEFRLVVYRTGAALGAGGTAVGGGSGEAAEEHVAMVMGEVAGDAVLARVHSSCFTGEVLGSQRCDCRVQLDAALARVAELGRGVVVYLVQEGRGIGLGNKIRAYALQDAGADTVEANLQLGFDADLRSYDLAAAILRDLGVTSVRLMTNNPDKIAGLVAAGLPATHESHWIDAGAESHDYLTVKKAKMGHLA, encoded by the coding sequence ATGGACGTGGTCCGCTTCGCCTCGAGCCGCCTGCCGACGCCCCACGGCGAGTTCCGCCTGGTGGTGTACCGGACCGGGGCCGCGTTGGGCGCCGGCGGCACCGCGGTCGGCGGCGGCTCCGGTGAGGCCGCCGAGGAGCACGTGGCGATGGTCATGGGCGAGGTCGCGGGCGACGCGGTCCTGGCCCGGGTCCACTCGTCGTGCTTCACCGGCGAGGTCCTGGGCAGCCAGCGCTGCGACTGCCGGGTCCAGCTCGACGCCGCGCTCGCGCGGGTGGCCGAGCTCGGCCGCGGCGTGGTCGTCTACCTGGTCCAGGAGGGCCGGGGCATCGGCCTCGGCAACAAGATCCGCGCCTACGCGCTCCAGGACGCCGGCGCCGACACCGTCGAGGCCAACCTCCAGCTCGGCTTCGACGCCGACCTGCGCAGCTACGATCTCGCGGCCGCGATCCTGCGCGACCTCGGGGTCACCTCGGTCCGGCTGATGACCAACAACCCCGACAAGATCGCGGGGCTGGTGGCGGCCGGCCTGCCGGCCACGCACGAGTCGCACTGGATCGACGCGGGCGCCGAGAGCCACGACTACCTCACCGTCAAGAAAGCCAAGATGGGTCACCTCGCATGA